The DNA region GCGGCTCACCTCCGGCAGTCACTCGTCATGAACTGCTGGTCAGAAATGCTGTCGAGCTTCGTCATTCCAGACACCAAGCTCTCACACATCCAAGAAATCTCTGAAACTCTCTCAGCTCAGCTGCTGACTTTGTTATGCATCGGTCGTTTTTCTACTCTCGCTTGCCCGTGCAGCTCATTGGCTACGAGACGGTCTGCTACCCATTGTAACGTGAGTCGCAAAGGGAATGGGGGAACCGTTTTACGTTTTACGCGGTATGGCATTTTTTGATGTTACTCGGTACCATGGGTCCAAAACCCCCGTTAAACAAACAACCGAGATAACTGGCGGCTCAATGCCTCAGACAGGATCCTCTCATTCCAAACACGGTCAGCATTCTGTTGAGACAACTCTGACTGGTTGTGCCCTCGCAGATTCAAGACATATGATTGTATGTAGCTCACAACCAAAACAGACAGGGCGGGCACAAGCCTCAGCGGAGTTGCGGGAGTCTAGCAGACGCCACAATTCCTCTTGCCAGATATCGAGATGCATATCCCGATTCCCCCTGTCGGCTGACCGGCAGCTTTTCTCGCCGTCTTCTGGCCCCGTGTGTCGAAAGGTCTGTCAATTGCCGAGCTCAGCCAAGAAAGCCAAGGAGGCCACCGTGGACCCTAGTCAGGCTTCTCCAGATGTCGATCTGCTTTGCGCACGTTATCATCCCCACCGGCTCAGCACTACGGAGGAAGGCCCCGAAGGAGAGCATGAACATGATAAGATTGTACCCCATTCTGATGTTTCTGCACGGTGTTGTCAACATCAAACGATACCAAGTTCTATGGGAGAGATAATGATGAAcgcagaagaaaaaggggcatATGTAGCTGCCCGGCCGCCTCTGCCTATCGTTGCAGCTGTGGGATCGAGGGTGGGCGGACCGAAATGCCCCCTCTGAACCAAAAACCGCGTCTTTTGTGGTTGCAGCAGTGCCATACAGCTGGCTAtgagagggtgaaggggggggggggagcaCAGAGGGCGCAGGTACGGGAATAACGCAGGTTGCCAGCACGACCAGCGCCAGAGGGTTGCGGAGGGAGTAGAGTCTGGTACTGCCTCCCCAATGTGGTGCTCGGCAGGTCTGGGCAGGGTGGACTTCGATTCCATCGTTCGGTTACACTGATTTCGGGCTGTAGCTGACATTAAACGAGTCGCCGACCTGGGAGGTTGCCATCCAACTGAGCCAGTAGTATGCGCATCATTTATTAACTTGCCCTTCCGGCCCAGCCCGAGCCAGCCATCGTCCCTCTCGTTTTTCCCCGACTCAACCACGAACCTGTTGCTGCATGATAGATAGCCACCACGCGGAGAGCCTTCCGTTCGGGGGGTGAGAGGGAGGGCTGTTTTGGGAAACTGTGATGGGACGTGGTCGTCGATGGCGACGTTATGAGATGTTGGACCAGAGGACAGAAACAGACAAGGCTCGGAacattttcttttgttttcaaGAGCCAAGCATTTTTACCTTATCGAACGTCTTTTCACTTGAATCAAAACGGTCAGCGCTGGGCCCAAGTCGGTCcagcctcttctcctcccgcgCTCCCGTGTCAACCGGTAGCTGGCAGGTCTGGGGCCAAGAAACTGACCAATCGTGGATCTTGACCCGATTCACTCAAGTCCCGTCCCCTCGGAGTGGGCTGGCATGGCTGGCCGAGCAGGGGGGAGAAAATACCCTTGTCCCTCCATCGGGTGCTTCGTTGCCCCTTGCTTGTCCATCGGCCCTTGGCAAGCCTTTTCACCCCCggatctctctctctctctttctcttcctacTTGCCCAGCCTTGACCCTCTTGCTCGTCGTGGCTGGCCCGGCAGCTTTCCAAATGATCGTCCCACAGTGTTGTTATTAGGCTCAAACCTAGCGTTGTGGAAAACGGAGCGTGtgtgaggaggaaaagaccTTTCAATCAATCTTGGATCTTGTGGCATGCCGGGGAAGCGATTTACACAGCAATCATTTTGATGCGCGGTGGACAGACGCCGGGTGGTTGTGTTGTCTCAGGGCTTGGATAATACCCGTCCGACTCCCGAATCCCTTGCAGGACGTTGTGTTATGTGTTCGACATCCACCCCAGTTCCCGTGGCCTTTTTCCAACATATCTCGAACAGTGCTGCTTTCTATTCCCCCCCTTCGAGGCGCCATGGTTTCAGTGTCCTGATGTCAGTATACCGATACCGCGGCTGAGGTGCATGGATGAGGTGGACAGGGCCctacatcatcatcactcaacGATAGATTGGTCCTCGTGGCAAACTGTGaagctttttttccctcaGCATACGATCCCCCACGATATAGCAGCATGGTTGGGAGTAGGCGGTTGCTGCTTTCGATCGCGGCGCTCTCTGGCGCTGGCCTCAACAATGGAGTTGAAGGTGAGTTGACGCTCTCATCATGGGTGGTGAGCCTTTTGTTCTAATGGAAGACGAACAGCTCGGTTCAGGAGGCAAGATGGAGCAGGTGTCGATGTCGTCCAGAACGCCACAACACCAATATCagaaccaacaacaccagtcATCACATCAACTCCtgatccaccaccaacaccaataGACTTGCCTGGCACACCTACTACCTTCACAACTACCAAGAAAGTGCCGCCAATAGGGCCGCCTCGACCTGGGGTATCAGCTGCGGGCATTATCGAGCTTGATGAGACCATCGGGgtggacgatgaggaggaagttaCTGTACTTGGCGGGGGTCTTTTGAGGCTGACTGCCGCATCGAACGCGCAGCCTACGCcagcagaggaggagtatGTGTATCCGGGGGAATATGGCTCAGGTGGGACGCTGACGACCGACACCAACGCCTTCACACGGACTGTGCTCCCGACCAGGGTATCAGTTGTGCCGAATTTGGGGACCGTCAGAGGTCCGCCGCCAGTCGAAACGACAACATTGATTATATCTCCTCCGATCAGGACGCCGCCAACAAGGCCCCCTGCCATCCCAGCCCCGGTCGCGGCCCCGCAAGATGGGGTTCAGAATATTGATCTGGGCGATCCCATGCAAGAGACGCCAGCACCAGAAGAGCAGGAGCCAGAGCCGGAACCGGAACCGGCGCCCGCACCAGCACCCGTGATACCAGGTATTCCGGGAGGTGGCCGTCCTGCCGGTCCTCCAGTAAGGACGTCAAAAAGTGTAGTAACCGCAATCGTCACGGAAATCGACCTGGGGCATGGTAATCCCGCTACCACATCTACATCGACGTGGAACGGGTACTCCAACTCGACCTTTGTGACGTCGGTGCTGTACCCCAACCAAACTACACCACATATCTCTACGCCCACAGCCACTCTTAGCTTTTGCCAACCTTCAGACTTGACTATTCCCCCTACGGTATGGTCGATTGTTTACACAAGCACGCTGACTTGGTTTGGCAACCCTGAGGATTACACGCCTGAGTATCCCCCCATCTCGACCCCGCCCGTTTCATCGTGtgtcccatcaccacccaggTTGACCGTCTCGCGATGCTCGTCTACAAGCACCGGAGAAGAGAACACACCTTGTTTTGTGACGGTCACAGCGTCCACGTCTTATCCCTGGGGCTATGGACCACAGACAAGCACTGTGCCCAACACTGTCACTTTTGTCACGACGGACAAGAACCCGGCTGTGATTTACACCTCCATGAAGCCACCTAATTATGGTGTTACCCAACCGCCACGGACTCAAGCTCATCATGAGTCCCTCACGGAAGATGGCGCTGCTTCTCCCATCTCGACGCCGTCGTACGGCTCTGAGCCCAATAATCCTGGCCCTAACAACCCGAGCAATCCGAACAACCCAAGCAATCCTAACAACAGCCCGAGCAGcccaaacaaccccagcaatccctccaacccaaacaacccaaacaacccaaacaacccaaacaacccaaacaGACCCCAACCCATCGAAGAGTCCCGCTCAGCAACCATAACCCGCTCCCCGGTAACAGTAATAATCCAACCAACCGCCATCGTCATAAACGACAACACAA from Podospora pseudopauciseta strain CBS 411.78 chromosome 6, whole genome shotgun sequence includes:
- a CDS encoding hypothetical protein (EggNog:ENOG503P6RZ); its protein translation is MVGSRRLLLSIAALSGAGLNNGVEARFRRQDGAGVDVVQNATTPISEPTTPVITSTPDPPPTPIDLPGTPTTFTTTKKVPPIGPPRPGVSAAGIIELDETIGVDDEEEVTVLGGGLLRLTAASNAQPTPAEEEYVYPGEYGSGGTLTTDTNAFTRTVLPTRVSVVPNLGTVRGPPPVETTTLIISPPIRTPPTRPPAIPAPVAAPQDGVQNIDLGDPMQETPAPEEQEPEPEPEPAPAPAPVIPGIPGGGRPAGPPVRTSKSVVTAIVTEIDLGHGNPATTSTSTWNGYSNSTFVTSVLYPNQTTPHISTPTATLSFCQPSDLTIPPTVWSIVYTSTLTWFGNPEDYTPEYPPISTPPVSSCVPSPPRLTVSRCSSTSTGEENTPCFVTVTASTSYPWGYGPQTSTVPNTVTFVTTDKNPAVIYTSMKPPNYGVTQPPRTQAHHESLTEDGAASPISTPSYGSEPNNPGPNNPSNPNNPSNPNNSPSSPNNPSNPSNPNNPNNPNNPNNPNRPQPIEESRSATITRSPVTVIIQPTAIVINDNTIKDNTTKKTQVVIVSGETFTIDPTRVVGADTTIDRVTATGGGVYYPPTPTTTSLRGVEVILTSSRVIIGGSTYTFSPTSTIAVVNDETFTIGPTAIAAGSQTLNLPAAPVPTEVVVVGGELITAIGPTLAVISGSTITYGSTVSTTTIGGDVITFGPGGVTAHGTITLGGSAARPGETQYVVAGGATITKIGASVVVVKQTTYTIGPAAAGGMGDRTVTTTVGGEVITIGPEGVVVGTTTMGFPFGPTVVITPGGRGGGVAAATGVVEGEDEEDGGVAVAISRGMLLGVVVGWLAWMV